A region from the Streptomyces tsukubensis genome encodes:
- a CDS encoding aspartate aminotransferase family protein, with protein MTPRTTAPSPADGTQDDALPAVSRAAGAAVKAADRAHVFHSWSAQGLIDPLAVAGAEGSYFWDYDGRRYLDFTSGLVYTNIGYQHPKVVAAIQEQAAKLVTFAPAFAVEPRSEAARLIAERTPGDLDKIFFTNGGAEAVENAVRMARLHTGRPKVLAAYRSYHGGTHTAVNVTGDPRRWASDTGTAGVVHFWTPFLYRSPFHAVTEAEECARALKHLEDTIAFEGPGTIAAIVLETIPGTAGIMVPPPGYLAGVRELCDRHGIVFVLDEVMTGFGRTGKWFAAEHFGVVPDLLTFAKGVNSGYVPLGGVAISAEIAATFDKRPYPGGLTYSGHPLACAAAVATIRVMEEEGVVEHAATIGETVLGPGLRELAERHPSVGEVRGTGVFWALELVRNKETREPLVPYNPGPADNVAMAGFAAGCKANGLWPFVNMNRTHVVPPCTITPAEAEEGLEALDAALSAADAYAD; from the coding sequence ATGACCCCTCGAACCACCGCCCCCTCCCCGGCCGACGGCACACAGGACGACGCCCTTCCGGCCGTGTCCCGGGCCGCCGGTGCCGCTGTGAAGGCCGCCGACCGGGCGCATGTCTTCCACTCCTGGTCCGCCCAGGGCCTGATCGACCCCCTCGCCGTCGCCGGTGCCGAGGGCTCGTACTTCTGGGACTACGACGGCCGCCGCTATCTCGACTTCACCAGCGGTCTCGTCTACACCAACATCGGCTACCAGCACCCGAAGGTCGTCGCCGCGATCCAGGAGCAGGCCGCGAAGCTCGTCACCTTCGCCCCCGCCTTCGCCGTCGAACCGCGCTCCGAGGCGGCCCGGCTGATCGCCGAGCGCACCCCCGGCGACCTCGACAAGATCTTCTTCACCAACGGCGGTGCCGAGGCCGTCGAGAACGCCGTACGGATGGCCCGGCTGCACACCGGCCGCCCCAAGGTCCTCGCCGCGTACCGCTCGTACCACGGCGGCACCCACACCGCGGTCAACGTCACCGGCGATCCGCGCCGCTGGGCGTCCGACACCGGCACCGCAGGGGTCGTCCACTTCTGGACGCCGTTCCTCTACCGCTCCCCGTTCCACGCCGTCACCGAGGCCGAGGAGTGCGCCCGCGCGCTGAAGCATCTGGAGGACACGATCGCCTTCGAGGGGCCGGGCACGATCGCCGCGATCGTGCTGGAGACCATCCCCGGCACCGCCGGGATCATGGTTCCGCCGCCCGGCTATCTCGCGGGCGTCCGCGAGCTCTGCGACCGGCACGGCATCGTCTTCGTCCTCGACGAGGTGATGACCGGCTTCGGGCGGACGGGGAAGTGGTTCGCGGCCGAGCACTTCGGCGTCGTCCCCGATCTGCTGACCTTCGCCAAGGGCGTCAACTCGGGTTACGTACCCCTCGGCGGGGTCGCGATCTCCGCGGAGATCGCCGCCACGTTCGACAAGCGCCCCTACCCCGGCGGACTCACCTACTCCGGCCATCCGCTGGCCTGCGCCGCCGCCGTCGCCACGATCCGGGTGATGGAGGAGGAGGGCGTCGTCGAGCACGCGGCCACGATCGGCGAGACCGTCCTCGGACCGGGCCTGCGCGAACTGGCCGAACGGCATCCGAGCGTCGGCGAGGTCCGCGGTACGGGCGTGTTCTGGGCGCTCGAACTCGTACGGAACAAGGAGACCCGGGAGCCCCTGGTGCCGTACAACCCGGGACCGGCCGACAACGTGGCCATGGCGGGCTTCGCCGCGGGCTGCAAGGCGAACGGGCTCTGGCCGTTCGTCAATATGAACCGCACGCACGTGGTGCCGCCGTGCACCATCACTCCGGCCGAGGCGGAGGAGGGCCTGGAGGCGCTGGACGCCGCGCTGTCGGCGGCCGACGCCTACGCCGACTGA
- a CDS encoding glycosyltransferase family 39 protein, whose amino-acid sequence MPDIALLSPARHAPSSLPAPPVTRAPSDAWRVALPPALLMLALGLWGIEREGALWADEAVTYDMASRTVPEIWRTLGSADAVHGLYYLLMHGVFTVWEPGTVPLRLPSALAMSATAAGVAVIGRQLAGPRAGLLAGLLLPLLPSVQWYAQEGRSYALVCACVTWGTWLLLRRKWTAYAAVMLVACLLHEFAVLMLVAHGATLLLEARAKSLPRAKGPLHALPRGWRNAAAAVLLGLAPLAGFSVTQSQQVDWIAFPSTPDLITVGLVAALALLSLRGPGPAVLRRVAVPVLVVPTALLLAVSTVHQLFVGRYVLSYAIGAALLLGAALDRYWSRGLVLATAAASLLTLVVQGPALRTPDSRKEDVGEVAAAIAAAAEPGDGVLFTPVRRRVQILVHPSSLDGLTDVSLAASPRASNTLYGRELPPEGIRARMLRTPRIVVVQDRRGQPLDPFPGERMKREVLAAEFTLREERLVGKVRIGVYVRAGRPS is encoded by the coding sequence ATGCCCGATATCGCACTGCTCTCACCGGCCCGCCACGCCCCCTCTTCCCTGCCCGCCCCTCCTGTGACCCGGGCACCTAGCGATGCGTGGCGGGTCGCCCTGCCGCCCGCGCTGCTGATGCTGGCGCTCGGGCTGTGGGGCATCGAGCGGGAGGGCGCGCTGTGGGCGGACGAGGCGGTCACGTACGACATGGCGTCGCGTACGGTCCCGGAGATCTGGCGCACGCTCGGTTCGGCGGACGCGGTCCACGGCCTCTACTACCTGCTGATGCACGGCGTGTTCACGGTCTGGGAGCCGGGGACGGTGCCGCTGCGGCTGCCGTCCGCGCTGGCGATGTCCGCAACCGCGGCCGGGGTCGCGGTCATCGGCAGGCAACTGGCGGGGCCGCGCGCCGGGCTGCTGGCGGGGCTGCTGCTGCCGCTGCTGCCTTCGGTGCAGTGGTACGCGCAGGAGGGCAGGTCGTACGCCCTGGTCTGCGCCTGCGTCACCTGGGGGACCTGGCTGCTGCTGCGCCGGAAGTGGACGGCGTACGCGGCGGTGATGCTCGTCGCCTGTCTGCTCCACGAATTCGCGGTGCTGATGCTGGTGGCGCACGGGGCGACGCTCCTGCTGGAGGCCCGGGCGAAGAGCCTGCCGCGGGCCAAGGGGCCGCTCCACGCCTTGCCGCGGGGCTGGCGGAACGCGGCGGCCGCGGTCCTGCTGGGGCTGGCGCCGCTGGCCGGGTTCAGCGTCACCCAGTCCCAGCAGGTCGACTGGATAGCGTTCCCCAGCACGCCCGATCTGATCACCGTCGGTCTGGTGGCCGCCCTCGCCCTGCTGAGCCTGCGCGGCCCGGGCCCGGCGGTGCTGCGGAGGGTCGCCGTCCCGGTGCTGGTCGTCCCGACGGCCCTGCTGCTGGCGGTGTCGACCGTGCACCAGCTCTTCGTCGGCCGCTATGTCCTGTCGTACGCCATCGGCGCAGCCCTGCTGCTGGGCGCCGCGCTCGACCGCTACTGGTCCCGCGGGCTGGTCCTGGCGACGGCGGCGGCCTCGCTGCTCACCCTGGTGGTCCAGGGCCCGGCGCTGCGCACCCCCGACAGCCGGAAGGAGGATGTGGGCGAGGTGGCGGCGGCGATCGCGGCGGCCGCGGAGCCGGGCGACGGCGTCCTGTTCACCCCGGTACGCCGCCGGGTGCAGATCCTGGTCCACCCCTCGTCGCTGGACGGGCTGACGGACGTCTCCCTGGCAGCGTCCCCCCGCGCCTCGAACACGCTCTACGGCAGGGAACTTCCGCCGGAGGGGATCCGTGCCCGGATGCTGCGGACCCCGCGCATCGTGGTCGTCCAGGACCGCCGGGGCCAGCCGCTGGACCCGTTCCCCGGGGAGCGGATGAAGCGGGAGGTGCTGGCGGCGGAGTTCACGCTCCGGGAGGAACGGCTGGTGGGGAAGGTCCGGATCGGGGTCTACGTACGCGCCGGCCGGCCGTCGTGA
- a CDS encoding MarR family winged helix-turn-helix transcriptional regulator — protein sequence MNGPDGAAETPDERRRRLEQQALLTRTALGVFRLNGHFIAVSERIAKAGGLTAASWQVLGAVARVPQPVSALARAMGLTRQSVQRTADLLVDQGLAVYRPNPAHRRAKLLSATADGRAALGRLSPGHATLASYLAETLGPEAFAETAEVLERLSDAMAAADAPDPTGPGE from the coding sequence GTGAACGGTCCGGACGGGGCGGCGGAGACCCCGGACGAGCGCCGGCGACGGCTGGAACAGCAGGCGCTGCTGACCCGTACCGCGCTCGGGGTGTTCCGGCTCAACGGCCACTTCATCGCGGTCTCGGAGCGGATCGCGAAGGCGGGCGGGCTGACGGCGGCCTCGTGGCAGGTACTGGGCGCGGTGGCCCGGGTCCCGCAGCCGGTGTCGGCGCTGGCCCGCGCGATGGGCCTGACCCGCCAGAGCGTCCAGCGGACGGCGGACCTCCTGGTCGACCAGGGCCTGGCGGTCTACCGCCCCAACCCGGCCCACCGCCGCGCCAAACTGCTCTCCGCGACCGCCGATGGCCGCGCCGCCCTGGGCCGCCTGAGCCCGGGCCACGCAACCCTCGCGTCCTACTTGGCGGAAACACTGGGCCCGGAGGCCTTCGCGGAAACGGCAGAGGTCCTGGAACGCCTGTCGGACGCCATGGCAGCGGCGGACGCACCGGACCCGACGGGGCCGGGCGAGTAG
- a CDS encoding TerD family protein — protein MTNIPKGANVHVPHAPLRVLMGYTPTPAVPVIESLALLLDAGDRARSRCDLLYVPDQTRHPSGAVAHLGRTNVLGILGYEDQIVQWDVILPVVEPEVGRILILATADGLSDGPVLGQVPGLYVQVQTVEGAPVARYDVTDAGSEKALLLGEFYRRDGGWKFRAVGQGYDSGLAGIVADYKRLGGAAGAAPAAGAPQFAPPPAGGAVPQFAPPPAAGAASGSVPQFAPPPYQAPPPAAGAASGSVPQFAPPPYQAPQQAPQQMPQQQQHTPPGPYHQQYGTQPGNQQYDPYAPPVMPQQAGATGQMRAPLPGRSYAPGHRIVDPVAPAAAPAPAPPFQVPQPPQQHHHQHQAQQPYQPPHDPLFGPVADLYRTPAQQPPEPAAPADPFARYPAFAPQSVRGSGNGAPLFPGPFPPGPILLEMVFRDRDTDWPVVHQLNQRRESANLLLGGECEGELVARAPAVAPDSYPLGVKVMASSDWTITALPLSGARRLGARVPAHGEGSDVLSYHGPEARLEIDYRGDPRDHESSMSLIAMGLDEIDMAEADFVDTDYLLTSAVGPFRQTVHLPGGTRLIHVSAKGGWTLTAHPHH, from the coding sequence ATGACGAATATCCCCAAGGGCGCGAACGTCCATGTGCCGCATGCGCCGTTGCGTGTCCTGATGGGGTACACGCCCACTCCGGCCGTTCCCGTCATCGAGTCGCTCGCGCTGCTGTTGGACGCCGGGGACCGGGCGCGCTCGCGGTGCGACCTGCTCTACGTACCCGACCAGACCCGGCACCCTTCGGGCGCGGTCGCCCACCTCGGGCGGACGAACGTCCTCGGGATCCTCGGCTACGAGGACCAGATCGTCCAGTGGGACGTGATCCTGCCGGTCGTGGAGCCGGAGGTGGGGCGCATCCTGATCCTCGCCACCGCCGACGGGCTCTCCGACGGCCCGGTGCTCGGCCAGGTGCCGGGGCTGTACGTCCAGGTGCAGACGGTGGAGGGGGCACCGGTCGCGCGGTACGACGTGACCGACGCGGGCAGCGAGAAGGCGCTGCTGCTGGGCGAGTTCTACCGGCGGGACGGCGGCTGGAAGTTCCGGGCGGTGGGGCAGGGGTACGACTCGGGGCTGGCGGGGATCGTCGCGGACTACAAGCGGCTGGGCGGGGCGGCCGGGGCGGCCCCGGCGGCGGGGGCGCCGCAGTTCGCACCGCCTCCGGCCGGGGGTGCCGTACCGCAATTCGCACCGCCTCCGGCCGCGGGTGCCGCCTCCGGATCCGTACCGCAGTTCGCACCGCCGCCGTACCAGGCACCGCCTCCGGCCGCGGGCGCCGCCTCCGGATCCGTACCGCAGTTCGCACCGCCGCCGTACCAGGCACCGCAGCAGGCACCGCAACAGATGCCGCAGCAGCAACAGCACACACCCCCCGGCCCGTATCACCAGCAGTACGGCACCCAGCCCGGAAACCAGCAGTACGACCCGTACGCGCCGCCCGTCATGCCCCAGCAGGCAGGTGCCACGGGCCAGATGCGGGCGCCCCTGCCCGGGCGTTCGTACGCCCCCGGCCATCGCATCGTCGACCCGGTGGCCCCGGCGGCGGCGCCCGCTCCGGCGCCCCCGTTCCAGGTCCCGCAGCCGCCCCAACAGCATCACCATCAGCACCAGGCCCAGCAGCCGTACCAGCCCCCGCACGACCCCTTGTTCGGACCGGTCGCGGACCTGTACCGGACCCCGGCCCAGCAGCCCCCGGAGCCGGCCGCCCCCGCCGACCCCTTCGCCCGCTACCCCGCCTTCGCGCCCCAGTCCGTCCGCGGTTCGGGCAACGGCGCCCCGCTCTTCCCCGGCCCCTTCCCGCCCGGCCCGATCCTGCTGGAGATGGTCTTCCGCGACCGGGACACGGACTGGCCGGTGGTGCACCAGCTCAACCAGCGCCGGGAATCGGCGAATCTGCTGCTGGGCGGCGAGTGCGAGGGCGAACTCGTCGCCCGGGCGCCCGCGGTGGCGCCCGACAGCTACCCCCTGGGCGTCAAGGTGATGGCCTCCTCGGACTGGACGATCACCGCGCTCCCGCTGTCGGGGGCCCGGCGGCTCGGCGCGCGGGTGCCCGCCCACGGCGAGGGCTCGGACGTCCTCTCGTACCACGGCCCGGAGGCCCGGCTGGAGATCGACTACCGGGGCGATCCGCGCGACCACGAATCGTCGATGAGCCTGATCGCCATGGGTCTCGACGAGATCGACATGGCCGAGGCGGACTTCGTCGACACCGACTACCTCCTCACCTCGGCCGTCGGCCCGTTCCGGCAGACGGTGCATCTGCCCGGTGGCACCCGGCTGATCCACGTATCGGCCAAGGGGGGATGGACGCTGACCGCCCACCCCCACCACTGA
- a CDS encoding DJ-1/PfpI family protein has translation MTAATEQQNSGNGTDRTDRVVHLAVYDTWADWETGHAAAFLAQHGWTVRTVGPATDTVTTMGGLRIRPDLALADLEPADSALLILAGAGAWDAGDDLAPFAAKAREFLGAGVPVAAICGATAGLAREGLLDDRDHTSAVSFYLAATGYGGGERYREADAVTDGDLITAGPTEPVAFAREILARLGVYEGEKLDAWYRLFHDSDPSAYAVLEGEAA, from the coding sequence ATGACAGCAGCCACGGAGCAGCAGAACAGCGGCAACGGCACCGACCGCACCGACCGCGTCGTTCACCTTGCGGTCTACGACACCTGGGCGGACTGGGAGACGGGCCACGCTGCCGCCTTCCTCGCCCAGCACGGCTGGACCGTGCGCACGGTCGGTCCGGCCACCGACACCGTGACCACCATGGGCGGTCTGAGGATCCGGCCCGATCTGGCCCTCGCCGATCTCGAACCGGCCGACAGCGCGCTGCTGATCCTGGCGGGCGCGGGCGCCTGGGACGCGGGCGACGACCTCGCGCCGTTCGCCGCGAAGGCGCGGGAGTTCCTCGGCGCGGGCGTGCCGGTGGCCGCGATCTGCGGCGCGACGGCCGGGCTCGCCCGTGAGGGGCTGCTCGACGACCGGGACCACACGAGCGCGGTCTCCTTCTATCTGGCGGCGACCGGTTACGGGGGCGGCGAGCGCTACCGGGAGGCGGACGCGGTCACGGACGGCGATCTGATCACGGCCGGCCCGACCGAGCCCGTCGCGTTCGCCCGGGAGATCCTGGCCCGGCTCGGGGTCTACGAGGGCGAGAAACTCGACGCCTGGTATCGCCTCTTCCACGATTCGGACCCGTCGGCGTACGCGGTCCTGGAGGGCGAGGCGGCGTGA
- a CDS encoding WD40 repeat domain-containing protein produces MGRREKPLDPGAGPVQRFAYELRELRRSAGGPSYRAMARDAPYTAPTLSAAASGEKLPSLAVALAYVAACGGGERAAAAWERRWHETAAATEGPAPDDGPAPYPGLARYGPEDSDHFFGRDELVAELLDLTRRRPFAAVVGASGSGKSSLLRAGLVPAVREADRPPDVIRILTPGPTPARTHKELFTPGALVLVDQFEEVFTLCDDPAERAAFTALMLHGAARVVVAVRADFYGRCAEQPALVRALKDAVLLVGPMEREQLRRAVVGPAGVRNLVVERALTARVVADVADEPGGLPLMSHALREVWRRRRGRTLTVAAYQAVGGVQGAIAHTAEDVFGALRDDEAEVARALLLRLVAPGDGTEDTRRPAAPAEVVPEGYGHVLERLVRARLLTVDDTAVNLAHEALITAWPRLRGWIDADRDVLRLHRRLAEAARTWEQVGRDAGALLRGSQLEAAREAFAAEADAATVATATATAVSAGAGRIRRRYGSGAERPGPYPRPSHRPTGPGPGLRSRRPAVRLPLTPTERAFLDASTAARDREARAAVRAARAQRLLLLTLSVLLCLASVAGVIAWRESRTGERRAVEAEARLTAAVADARRATDPRTAMRLSVAAWRLAETPETRQALFAAAAQPHTDVYATALPESLVETNDIWNRLSDDGRTMTSVGPETVARWDIPGRSELPALPGMGADARRILDLSPDTTKAVYAAADGIRIRDLITGQPTGIRYGPARPRTEPHSDYAWFGPGGRTLATHRDGEPVRLFSTRTGRELLRTGPERHDIRLPLVSPDTGLFSFCPAEGPFQVWDVRTGRRLPAARGGFDFCKDADDHWSHPDGRSLAVETDQGIRIRDLRTGRERAVIPTGPAASVAFSADGSHAATVTTDEIRLWRLPSGAAPVSVFRVATGLQSFSELRLDLAGGTIRYRDGRLPGASVWTLSFTLPPATGSSAGGTPAVSALYGPDGRTLAVEYDGIRRLHEIPELRELPERPGGRTAGPPGLRTLAELPAARRPEPCIDPCGGMAFAPDGRHFAHIPAPGTVSVRALRSGTSRSVPLPAGADGTLAVATGGRTVLAPRWSMEHKSLAVLDTIRRRWSTLTADPHYRLIATAPDGRVLSAYRQLTAPRTGRSRIVARGESETTAAAFSRDGRFLAVSDVYGRTTLWDGTGQALIAVLVDTAPDLARRSDGRMPVLAFSADGRRLARGDPDGGIRVWDTAVPDADGFPLPAADGPVLALAFAADAEELRVTTPYTVIRTYSLSAEDAVRAVCARAGGGPEPAEWAAHLPDVPYREVCPDR; encoded by the coding sequence ATGGGGCGCAGGGAGAAGCCGCTGGACCCGGGCGCCGGGCCCGTCCAGCGGTTCGCGTACGAACTCCGGGAGCTGCGCAGGTCGGCCGGTGGCCCCTCGTACCGTGCGATGGCCCGCGACGCGCCCTACACCGCCCCCACCCTCTCCGCCGCCGCGTCCGGCGAGAAGCTTCCGTCCCTCGCCGTCGCCCTCGCCTATGTCGCCGCCTGCGGCGGCGGGGAGCGGGCCGCCGCGGCGTGGGAGCGCCGCTGGCACGAGACCGCCGCCGCCACCGAGGGGCCCGCCCCGGACGACGGGCCCGCGCCCTACCCCGGTCTCGCCCGCTACGGCCCCGAGGACAGCGACCACTTCTTCGGCCGCGACGAACTCGTCGCCGAACTGCTCGACCTCACCCGCCGACGGCCCTTCGCCGCCGTCGTCGGCGCCTCGGGCAGCGGGAAGTCGTCCCTGCTGCGGGCCGGGCTGGTGCCTGCCGTACGGGAGGCGGACCGGCCACCGGACGTCATCCGGATCCTTACCCCGGGCCCCACCCCGGCCCGTACCCACAAGGAACTCTTCACCCCCGGCGCCCTCGTCCTCGTCGACCAGTTCGAAGAGGTCTTCACCCTCTGCGACGACCCCGCCGAACGCGCCGCTTTCACCGCGCTGATGCTCCACGGCGCGGCCCGTGTCGTGGTCGCCGTCCGCGCCGACTTCTACGGCCGCTGCGCCGAACAGCCCGCGCTGGTGCGTGCGTTGAAGGACGCGGTGCTGCTGGTGGGGCCGATGGAGCGGGAGCAGCTGCGCCGGGCCGTGGTCGGTCCGGCCGGGGTCCGGAACCTCGTCGTCGAACGCGCCCTGACCGCCCGGGTGGTGGCCGATGTCGCCGACGAGCCCGGCGGGCTGCCGCTGATGTCCCACGCCCTGCGCGAGGTGTGGCGCCGCCGCCGCGGCCGGACGCTGACGGTCGCCGCCTACCAGGCGGTCGGCGGGGTGCAGGGCGCGATCGCGCATACCGCCGAGGACGTCTTCGGCGCGTTACGGGACGACGAGGCGGAGGTCGCGCGGGCGCTGCTGCTGCGGCTGGTCGCCCCCGGCGACGGCACGGAGGACACCCGCCGCCCCGCCGCTCCCGCCGAGGTGGTGCCGGAGGGGTACGGGCATGTTCTGGAGCGTCTGGTACGGGCCCGGCTGCTCACGGTCGACGATACGGCGGTCAACCTGGCCCACGAGGCGCTGATCACGGCGTGGCCGCGGCTGCGCGGGTGGATCGACGCGGACCGGGACGTCCTGCGGCTGCACCGGCGGCTGGCGGAGGCGGCGCGAACGTGGGAGCAGGTGGGCCGGGACGCGGGTGCGCTGCTGCGCGGCAGCCAACTGGAGGCGGCGCGGGAGGCGTTCGCAGCGGAAGCCGACGCAGCGACAGTGGCGACGGCGACGGCGACGGCGGTGTCGGCTGGTGCGGGGCGGATCCGGCGCCGGTACGGGAGCGGCGCCGAGCGCCCGGGGCCGTACCCCCGCCCCTCTCACCGGCCCACCGGCCCCGGCCCCGGCCTCCGATCCCGTCGGCCCGCCGTCCGCCTCCCCCTCACCCCCACCGAGCGCGCCTTCCTCGACGCCTCCACCGCCGCCCGCGACCGGGAGGCCCGGGCCGCCGTCCGGGCCGCCAGGGCCCAGCGGCTGCTGCTGCTCACCCTCTCCGTCCTGCTCTGTCTGGCCTCCGTCGCCGGGGTGATCGCCTGGCGGGAGAGCCGGACCGGCGAACGGCGGGCCGTCGAGGCCGAGGCGCGGCTGACCGCGGCCGTCGCGGACGCCCGCCGGGCCACCGATCCGCGGACCGCGATGCGCCTCAGCGTGGCCGCGTGGCGGCTCGCCGAGACACCGGAGACCCGGCAGGCGCTGTTCGCCGCGGCCGCGCAGCCGCACACCGACGTCTACGCCACCGCGCTGCCCGAGTCGCTCGTCGAGACCAACGACATCTGGAACCGGCTCAGCGACGACGGCCGCACCATGACGTCCGTCGGCCCGGAGACCGTCGCCCGCTGGGACATACCCGGCCGTTCCGAACTGCCCGCGCTCCCCGGTATGGGCGCCGACGCCCGGCGCATCCTCGACCTCAGCCCGGACACCACGAAGGCCGTCTACGCGGCCGCGGACGGCATCCGGATCCGCGATCTGATCACCGGGCAGCCGACGGGCATCCGCTACGGGCCCGCCCGCCCCCGTACCGAACCGCACTCCGACTACGCCTGGTTCGGCCCCGGCGGCCGGACCCTCGCCACCCACCGCGACGGGGAACCGGTCCGCCTCTTCTCCACCCGCACCGGCCGCGAACTGCTCCGCACCGGCCCCGAACGGCACGACATCCGGCTGCCGCTGGTGTCCCCGGACACCGGGCTGTTCTCCTTCTGCCCCGCCGAGGGCCCGTTCCAGGTCTGGGACGTCCGCACCGGCCGCAGACTGCCCGCCGCCCGGGGCGGTTTCGACTTCTGCAAGGACGCCGACGACCACTGGTCCCACCCGGACGGCCGGTCCCTGGCCGTCGAAACCGACCAGGGCATCCGGATCCGCGACCTCCGCACCGGGCGCGAGCGCGCCGTGATCCCCACCGGGCCCGCGGCCTCCGTCGCGTTCAGCGCCGACGGCAGCCATGCCGCCACGGTCACCACCGACGAGATCCGGCTCTGGCGGCTGCCGTCCGGGGCCGCGCCGGTGAGCGTGTTCCGGGTCGCGACCGGACTGCAGAGCTTCTCGGAGCTCCGTCTCGACCTGGCCGGGGGGACGATCAGATACCGGGACGGCCGGCTGCCCGGCGCCTCCGTCTGGACGCTCTCTTTCACCCTTCCCCCGGCGACCGGTTCATCTGCGGGCGGCACCCCCGCCGTCTCGGCGCTCTACGGCCCCGACGGCCGGACCCTCGCCGTCGAGTACGACGGGATCCGGCGGCTCCACGAAATCCCCGAGCTCCGCGAGCTCCCCGAACGTCCCGGCGGCCGTACCGCCGGACCCCCCGGTCTGCGTACCCTCGCCGAACTGCCCGCGGCCCGGCGCCCCGAACCCTGTATCGACCCCTGCGGCGGAATGGCGTTCGCCCCGGACGGCCGCCACTTCGCGCATATCCCGGCCCCGGGCACGGTCTCCGTCCGCGCACTGCGCTCCGGCACGTCCCGGTCGGTACCGCTGCCCGCCGGCGCCGACGGCACCCTGGCCGTCGCGACGGGCGGCCGGACGGTGCTGGCGCCCCGCTGGAGCATGGAGCACAAGTCGCTCGCCGTCCTCGACACCATCCGCCGCCGCTGGTCGACGCTGACCGCGGACCCCCACTACCGCCTGATCGCGACCGCGCCGGACGGCCGGGTCCTGAGCGCGTACCGCCAGTTGACCGCCCCCCGTACCGGCCGTTCCCGGATCGTGGCGCGCGGCGAGTCCGAGACGACGGCGGCGGCGTTCAGCCGGGACGGCCGCTTCCTGGCGGTGTCCGACGTCTACGGCCGTACGACCCTGTGGGACGGGACCGGCCAGGCGTTGATCGCCGTCCTGGTGGACACCGCCCCGGACCTGGCCCGCAGGTCCGACGGGCGTATGCCGGTGCTCGCGTTCTCGGCGGACGGCAGGCGCCTCGCCCGCGGTGATCCGGACGGCGGGATACGGGTCTGGGACACCGCGGTGCCCGACGCGGACGGCTTCCCGCTGCCCGCCGCGGACGGCCCGGTGCTGGCTTTGGCGTTCGCCGCGGACGCGGAGGAGCTGCGGGTCACCACCCCGTACACGGTGATACGTACGTACTCCCTCTCCGCGGAGGATGCGGTACGGGCCGTCTGCGCCCGGGCCGGGGGAGGGCCGGAGCCCGCGGAGTGGGCGGCCCATCTGCCGGACGTGCCGTACCGGGAGGTCTGCCCGGACCGGTGA
- a CDS encoding RICIN domain-containing protein → MLVRAGKKTLAAAVIAGAAATGLLGAPGAQAAAAATLYTAESFAGLCLELRAADKLLVQSDCTGAADQQFEFASVGGGAYEIRELGTNQCLDVKEASTAADAPVIGYECGGQPNQRFRVVPGGEGYVIETFAGKCLDVKGGSEAAGAPIVQTECELAKESQTFTIERLQP, encoded by the coding sequence ATGCTTGTGCGTGCGGGGAAGAAGACCCTGGCGGCCGCGGTCATCGCGGGCGCGGCGGCGACCGGACTGCTCGGCGCGCCCGGCGCCCAGGCCGCCGCGGCCGCGACCCTCTACACGGCCGAATCGTTCGCGGGCCTCTGCCTCGAACTCCGGGCCGCCGACAAATTGCTGGTCCAGTCGGACTGTACGGGCGCGGCCGACCAGCAGTTCGAGTTCGCGTCGGTCGGCGGGGGCGCGTACGAGATCCGGGAGCTGGGCACCAACCAGTGCCTCGACGTGAAGGAAGCCAGCACCGCGGCCGACGCGCCGGTCATCGGCTACGAGTGCGGCGGGCAGCCGAACCAGCGGTTCCGGGTGGTGCCGGGCGGCGAGGGCTATGTGATCGAGACGTTCGCCGGGAAGTGCCTGGATGTGAAGGGCGGGAGTGAGGCGGCGGGGGCGCCGATCGTGCAGACGGAGTGCGAGCTGGCGAAGGAGAGCCAGACGTTCACCATCGAACGTCTTCAGCCGTAG